The genomic interval GCGTGCGCGGCCTCCACGACGCGGCGAGTCTCCTTGACATTCTCCTCAAAGGGGTGGTGCGAGGCGTCGATCATGACTGAGGTGAAGCCCATCTTGATCGCCTTCAGCGCCGACTCGTAGGACGAGCCGTGGTCGAGGTGCAGCGCGACGGGCACGGTCGCCCTGTGCGCGAGGTCGATGACGATGTTGGCAAGGTCCTGGCCGCCGTACTTGATGGCACCTTCCGACATCTGCACCATCACGGGCGCCCGCAGCCGCTCGGCGGTGTGAATGATCGCCTGGGTGATCTCCATATTGTTGGTGTTGAACGAGGGAACGCCGTAGCGCCCCGCGCGAGCGGGAACCAGAATGTCGTTGCCGGTGACGAGCATGAGTCCTCCTTGGGTGGGCCTTCCCGGTAGACCGAGTGGGCCGGAATGTGCCTCAACATCCTAACCCGGCCGGGTCCAGCGTCCCCGGACACCCGGCCGGGACTCAGGCGGGCAGGGGTAGGATGGACCCATGACCCCCACCCTCCCCACGCGGCCCGACGTGGACTTCGCGGCCCGGTTCTCGGCCCGTGCCGGGCGCATGAGTGTCAGCGCCATCCGCGAACTTCTGAAGCTCACGCAGCGCCCCGAGATCATCTCGTTCGCGGGGGGCCTGCCCGCCCCCGAGCTGTTCCCGCTGGACGCGATCCGCACGGCCGCCAACACGGTTCTCGACCGCTACGGCCCCGCCGCCGTGCAGTACGGCACGACTGAGGGCCACCTGCCGCTGCGCGAGTGGATCGCCGCCCAGACCCCCGGGCTGACGCCGGGGCACGTGCAGATCGTGACCGGCAGCCAGCAGGGCCTCGACCTGCTGGGCAAGATTCTGATTGACGAGGGCGACGTGGTGCTGGTGGAAGCCCCGACCTACCTGGGGGCGCTGCAATCCTTCCAGCCCTACGGCCCGCGCTATGTGGAGCTGCCCACCGACGAGCACGGCATCGACGTGGACGCGCTGGAGGACGTGCTGAAGGCGCACCCGGCCAAGCTGCTGTACGCGATTCCCAACTTCCAGAACCCCACCGGGCGCACCCTGAGCCTGGAGCGCCGCCGCCGATTGGTCGAGCTGACCGCCCAGTACGGCGTGCTGGTGCTGGAAGACGACCCTTACGGCAAGCTGCGCTTCCGGGGCGAGGCGCTGCCCAACCTCTTCACGCTGGGCCTGGAGCACGCGGGCGGCGACCCCGAGCGCAACCACGTGCTGTACTCGGGGTCCTTTTCCAAGACGCTGGTGCCGGGGCTGCGCGACGCCTGGGTGCAGGGGCCGCACCTCATCATCGAGAAGCTGGTGCAGGCCAAGCAGGGCGCCGACCTGCACACGCCGATTTTCAACCAGATGATCATCACCGAGCTGGTGGCAGATGTGCTGCCGCGTCAGATCGAGATCGTGAAAAAGGCCTACGGCGAGCGGGCGCAGGACATGGTGGGCCGCATCCGCGAGCACTTCCCGGCGGGGGTGCAATTCACCGAGCCCGAGGGCGGCATGTTCCTGTGGGTCACGCTGCCGGAGGCGCTGGACACCACCGAACTGTTCCCGCGTGCCCTGGAACGCGGCGTGGCCTACGTGCCGGGCCGCCCCTTCTTCGCGCTGGGCGGCGGGGCCAACACCATGCGCCTGAGCTATTCCAGCGCTGGCCCCGAGCAGATCGAGCGCGGCATCCGGGCGCTGGCCGAGACGTTCCGGGAGGCGATGGACTGAGTTGGAGACGGGAAGAGGAGGCCTCCGCGTGGGGGCCTCTTTTTCGTTCACCCGCCGGGCCAAAGCCTGTCATGCTGCGCGGGTGATCTCGCGGCGCAGATACTGGAGTTCGCTGGGGCTTGTGGCGCTCGTTTCGGGAGGGCTGGGGTGGTTCGTGCCGCAGGTGGTGGATGCGTTCACGCCCACCCGTCAGAAAATGTTGACCCAATTCCTCAGCGCCAATCTGGGAGGGCATCCCGACTTTGCCGCGTTCGGCGTGATCGAGGATGACCGGGCGTTGCGAGTCTCCGTTCTCAACCCAACCGGGTTACGAACTGTTCTACCCGCCGAATATGACGAGCTGACGCAGGGAGCCCGGTACGACCCTGACTGTCTCGGGGCATGGCACATCCTGCTTCAGGCCACGCCGCCACATGGGGACGACCCCGGCTACACCGACTACCGGGAATGGCGCTGGCCCGTCACCGTGGAATTCGGGGCCACCCGGCCCGGCACGGTGGAAGCCCACCTGAAGCGATTCTCTTTCCCTGCCGCCGTATGGCGCACCCCCGGCCCCCCCGCCCAGTGCCGCCTCTGACTCCCCAGCCCCGCTATCATCCCCCCGATGACCCCGCCGCCGACCCCTCCCGAGGCTCCCCTGGGCGTGTTCGACTCCGGTGTCGGCGGCCTGAGCGTGCTGGCCGAGTTGCGCCGGGCGCTGCCGGGACAGGACTTCCTGTATCTCGCGGACACGGCCCATGTGCCCATCGGGGGGCGGCCCGACGAGGAAATTCGTTATCTCACCGACCGGGCGGTCTCGGCGCTGCACGCGCGGGGGGCGGGGGGCGTGGTCGTGGCCTGCAACACGGCCTCGGCGTTCAGCCTGACGCACCTGCGGGAGCGGTACGGCCCGGACTTCCCCGTGATTGGCCTCGTGCCCGCCGTCAAGCCCGCCGTGGCCGCCACGCGCACGGGGGTGGTGGGCGTGCTTGCCACGCCGGGGACCCTGCGCGGCACGCTCCTCAAGGACGTGATCGAACGCTTCGCGCACCCGGCCGGAGTGCGGGTCCTGACCGCTGTGAGCGCCGAACTCGTGCCGCTGGTGGAGGCGGGGCAGGCGGGGGGCGAGCGGGCGCGGGCCGTGCTGCGCGAGGTGCTGACGCCGCTGGCGGGGGCGGGGGCCGATCAACTCGTGTTGGGCTGCACCCACTATCCCTTCCTGGCCCCGAGCATCCGCGCCGAGTTCGGGGACACCTTCGCGCTGGTGGACTCGGGGGCGGCGGTGGCGCGGCACACCCGCAACGTGCTCTCGGCGTCGGGAAGGCTGCGGGAGGGGACGGGGGGCGGGCACGTCACCTACCTCGTGACGGGGGACCCAGCGGCGGCGCGGCCGGTCATCGCTCTTCTCATGGGCGAAGACGGGCACAATGTCACGGTGCAGCAGGTGACGACTTGACCTCTTCCCCCTCTTCCCGGCTTCCCGTGCGCGAGGGCCGCGACCTCCTGACCCCCCGGCCGCTGACGCTGGAGCGGGCCATCAACCCCCACGCGCCCGGCAGCGCCCACCTGAAACTCGGGCGCACGGAAATCCTGGCGACCGTGAGCATCGAGGACAAACCCGCCCCCCACATGCGCGGCAAAAAGGAAGGTTGGCTGACCGCCGAGTATGCCATGCTGCCCCGCGCCACCACCGACCGGCAGGCCCGCGAGCGCAACCTGCAAAACGGTCGCCGCCACGAGATTCAGCGGCTGCTCGGGCGGGCGCTGCGGGCCAGCATCGACCTGCGGCACTTTCGCAACCAGACCCTCTACGTGGACTGCGACGTACTGGTCGCCGACGGCGGCACCCGCGTCGCCAGCGTGCTGGCCGGGTACGCTGCGCTGCACGACCTGTGCGACCGCCTGATCCACTCCGGCACGCTGACCGAGTGGCCGCTGGTCCACACGGTCGGCGCCGCCAGCGTGGGGCTGGTGGGCGACGAATTGCGCGTGGACCTCGACTACGCCGAGGACAAGGTGGCGCGGGCCGACCTCAACGTGGTCGCCACCGCCGGGGGGCTGGTCATCGAGGCGCAGGGCGGCGCGGAGGAAGGCCCCATCTCGCCGGAGGAGTACGTGCGGCTGCTCACGGCGGGCGTGGAGGCGGTGGGCGGGCTCCTGCGGGAGCTGGAGCGGCAACTCTAGGCGAACCACCCTGGCTGGGCCGCGCCCCTATACTGACCTTTCAAGCCAAGGAGGCCACATGAGCGTGACGGGAGCCATTGGGCGGGCGCTGCTCGCCAGCATCTTCATCAAAAACGGGCTGGACCACCTTCAGAATCCCGAGCCCATCGTGCGGGCCACGCGCGGCGCGGAGATTCCCCAGCCCGAGCTGGCGGTCAAGGCCAACAGCGCCGTGCTAGTGGGCGCCGGAACGCTCCTCGCGCTGGGCATCGCCCCCCGCGCGGCGAGCGCGGCGCTGGCGATCAGCCTGGTGCCGACCACCGTGATCGGCCATCCCTTCTGGGACCGCGAGGGCCGCGAGCGTCAGCAGCAGCAAAACCAGTTCCTGAAGAACCTGGCCTTGTTTGGGGCGCTGTTGGCCGTGGGCAGCCGCCGCTAGGAGCGCTTACAGCTCCAACCCAGTTGGCGTCCGCGCCCCCGCCGGAATGGCCGTGACGAGCACCTCGTATTTGCCTGTCACGAAGACCTTGAAGCCCGCCTTTTGCAGTCCCCGGCGGGCTTCGGTCACGTCGGCGGCGAGCAGGCTGAGGTCGGGGCGGGCGAAGTTGCGGAGCCTCGCGCCGTAGCTCAGCAGCCCGTCGCGGTAGCGGGCATTGGGGTAGCCCAGCACGAAGCCCCCCGCAGGCGTGAGGTGGTGCCGCCGCAGGGCCGCGAGCAGCACGTCCTGCCGAATGCCGGGGCTCTGGAGCAGGCTCAGCGCGAGGATCAGGTCGAAGCGGCCTAACTCTGGACGGGGCAGGGTGGTCACGTCGAGTTCCAGGAAGGTGCCACCGGGATGCCGCCCCCGCGCTGCGGCGAGGGCCGAGGCGTCCAGGTCTACCCCGACGACTTCCAGCGTTCGGCCAGGAAAGGCCAACTCCAACGCGTCCAGTTCCCGGCCCCGGTTCACCCCCAGGGCGAGGACCCGGCCGCCCTCCGGGGGACTGACTCGGCGCAGGGCCTCCACCAGTGCGAAGAGGAACACCGGGTCTTCGAGCTTGTCGACCCGCGCCCAGCCGCCCCCCGCCCCGTAGCCCCCGGCGTCGGGTTCGGGTGTATTCGCCCAGGCCCGCAGCCGCAGTCGCACGCGCCCTTCCCCCGCCCGCTCCGGGGTGAGCAGGTGTGCTCCCAGCAGGTCCGCGAGGTCGGTCCAGGCTTGCCAGGGGCGGTGCAGGCCGTGCGCGGTCGCCTCCCCCGCGTAGAGGCCCAGCCCCAGGTCGGGGTCGGGAACGGTGAACGTGACCTCGCCCGCTTCGGCCAGAGTCACGCGGAGGGCGGGCAGGATCACGGACATCGGTTCGTGGGTGAAGTGCAGGGTAGCGGGTAGGGACACAGCGCGTCCGAGCCTACCCTGGGGTAGTTAAGTGGACCAAAGGACGCGGCCCAGACCGGGAAGGTCTGAGCCGCCGTGAGAGGAGTTGTCTCAGGGGCGCAGCATAGAAGCGAGCTGGCGCAGGCCGTCCTGATCGGCAGCGGGGGCCATCTGCGCGGCCTGCTCGGTGGCGTCGGCGATGGACGGCAGCATGGCCGCCGCGCCGTCAAGGTCACCGCTTTCCAGCATGGAGCGCAGGCTGGAGAGCTGCCCCGTCAGGGCGCCTCCCGCGCCGCCCAGGGTCTGCTCCCAGGCCGAGATATTGCTGATGGCGCTGCTGGCATCCAGGCCAGTCACGCCACCCTGAAGGGCTTGCAGGGTCTGCTGAAGCTGCTCATTCATCTCCCTACCTCCTTTTTGATGGTGCCCCGCCATCTCACTCCGCTGGGGCGGGGCAAGCTGTAAGCGTTCATGCAGGTGTGCCCAGAGGTGAAGCCCCGCTTCAGGTGAGTGTGGGACCCCCCACACCCGCGCCCATTGCGGGGGCGTCTGCTGGGGCATGACGACACCCGACAGCCCCGCCGCC from Deinococcus terrestris carries:
- the rph gene encoding ribonuclease PH codes for the protein MTSSPSSRLPVREGRDLLTPRPLTLERAINPHAPGSAHLKLGRTEILATVSIEDKPAPHMRGKKEGWLTAEYAMLPRATTDRQARERNLQNGRRHEIQRLLGRALRASIDLRHFRNQTLYVDCDVLVADGGTRVASVLAGYAALHDLCDRLIHSGTLTEWPLVHTVGAASVGLVGDELRVDLDYAEDKVARADLNVVATAGGLVIEAQGGAEEGPISPEEYVRLLTAGVEAVGGLLRELERQL
- a CDS encoding methyltransferase; its protein translation is MSVILPALRVTLAEAGEVTFTVPDPDLGLGLYAGEATAHGLHRPWQAWTDLADLLGAHLLTPERAGEGRVRLRLRAWANTPEPDAGGYGAGGGWARVDKLEDPVFLFALVEALRRVSPPEGGRVLALGVNRGRELDALELAFPGRTLEVVGVDLDASALAAARGRHPGGTFLELDVTTLPRPELGRFDLILALSLLQSPGIRQDVLLAALRRHHLTPAGGFVLGYPNARYRDGLLSYGARLRNFARPDLSLLAADVTEARRGLQKAGFKVFVTGKYEVLVTAIPAGARTPTGLEL
- the murI gene encoding glutamate racemase codes for the protein MTPPPTPPEAPLGVFDSGVGGLSVLAELRRALPGQDFLYLADTAHVPIGGRPDEEIRYLTDRAVSALHARGAGGVVVACNTASAFSLTHLRERYGPDFPVIGLVPAVKPAVAATRTGVVGVLATPGTLRGTLLKDVIERFAHPAGVRVLTAVSAELVPLVEAGQAGGERARAVLREVLTPLAGAGADQLVLGCTHYPFLAPSIRAEFGDTFALVDSGAAVARHTRNVLSASGRLREGTGGGHVTYLVTGDPAAARPVIALLMGEDGHNVTVQQVTT
- a CDS encoding DoxX family protein, giving the protein MSVTGAIGRALLASIFIKNGLDHLQNPEPIVRATRGAEIPQPELAVKANSAVLVGAGTLLALGIAPRAASAALAISLVPTTVIGHPFWDREGRERQQQQNQFLKNLALFGALLAVGSRR
- a CDS encoding aminotransferase-like domain-containing protein; the encoded protein is MTPTLPTRPDVDFAARFSARAGRMSVSAIRELLKLTQRPEIISFAGGLPAPELFPLDAIRTAANTVLDRYGPAAVQYGTTEGHLPLREWIAAQTPGLTPGHVQIVTGSQQGLDLLGKILIDEGDVVLVEAPTYLGALQSFQPYGPRYVELPTDEHGIDVDALEDVLKAHPAKLLYAIPNFQNPTGRTLSLERRRRLVELTAQYGVLVLEDDPYGKLRFRGEALPNLFTLGLEHAGGDPERNHVLYSGSFSKTLVPGLRDAWVQGPHLIIEKLVQAKQGADLHTPIFNQMIITELVADVLPRQIEIVKKAYGERAQDMVGRIREHFPAGVQFTEPEGGMFLWVTLPEALDTTELFPRALERGVAYVPGRPFFALGGGANTMRLSYSSAGPEQIERGIRALAETFREAMD